In the Methylomonas rhizoryzae genome, one interval contains:
- a CDS encoding TIGR00266 family protein: MKFAITNPGAFSTLSVHLEQGESIKAESGAMIAMSETLDVDSKMEKGLLGGLSRKLLTGESLFFQTITASRGPGEVMLASAYPGEIQVLELDGSEEYLLQKDGFLAAEHSVDVATKAQNLTKGLFSGEGFFVMRISGRGKLAISTYGGIQKLSLAPGETRIIDNSHMVAWSANANYKIEKASKGWISSFTSGEGLVCRFRGPGDVYIQTRNSPGFGSWIRQFIPTR, from the coding sequence ATGAAATTCGCTATAACCAATCCGGGTGCATTTTCGACTTTGTCGGTACATCTGGAACAAGGCGAAAGCATCAAGGCCGAATCAGGCGCCATGATCGCTATGAGCGAGACATTGGATGTCGATTCCAAAATGGAAAAGGGCCTGCTGGGCGGCTTGTCCCGCAAACTGCTCACCGGCGAATCACTGTTTTTCCAAACCATCACCGCATCGCGCGGCCCCGGCGAAGTGATGCTGGCGTCTGCATATCCCGGCGAAATTCAAGTTCTCGAATTGGACGGTTCGGAGGAATACTTGTTGCAAAAAGACGGTTTTTTAGCCGCCGAACATTCCGTCGACGTCGCCACCAAAGCACAAAATTTGACCAAGGGCTTGTTTTCCGGCGAAGGTTTCTTCGTGATGCGCATCAGCGGCCGCGGTAAACTGGCCATCAGCACCTACGGCGGCATCCAAAAACTATCCCTGGCGCCCGGCGAAACCCGCATCATCGATAACAGCCACATGGTGGCCTGGAGCGCCAACGCTAACTATAAAATCGAAAAAGCCTCTAAAGGCTGGATATCCAGCTTTACCAGCGGCGAGGGCTTGGTCTGCCGATTCCGCGGACCGGGCGACGTATATATCCAAACCCGCAATTCGCCGGGCTTTGGCTCGTGGATCAGGCAATTCATTCCGACCCGTTAA
- a CDS encoding M48 family metallopeptidase: MTSGSVYNGLYYAGRDKFQVQFRVTGHGILEFDVAERGRLEIPVQKTTLDLIGDPGTTLQMRWSTDDLRHALLCNQPALLNELSALNLPRATLTQLAILQAKQRKSLKGETHRVPVYLSLIAAFFVGGYFALQYSTPLLADLIPYQWEQKIGAFALENYRLGKKTVDDPAVIDAVNTIVNRINNFDDADIEYQPAVVDADMINAFAFPGGYVVVTTGLIENADNPEQVAGVLAHELTHVIERHSMRKLLRHAGMGVLIGIVFGDVSALSQLIELSAQLDSLSFDRDQERSADEGAIKIMSAAGLSPKHLATFFEKLPKADALTGSIPQLFQTHPLTDDRIERVAQATEPEQLFTFAMDWDEVKRRVKRPEAARASGK, translated from the coding sequence ATGACTTCCGGCAGCGTTTACAACGGCCTGTATTACGCCGGGCGCGACAAATTTCAGGTGCAGTTTCGCGTGACCGGCCACGGAATTTTGGAGTTTGACGTCGCGGAGCGCGGCCGCTTGGAAATCCCGGTGCAAAAGACAACGCTGGATCTCATCGGCGATCCGGGCACGACTTTGCAAATGCGCTGGTCTACCGACGATCTTCGCCACGCGTTGTTGTGTAATCAGCCGGCGTTGCTCAATGAACTGTCGGCGTTAAATCTGCCTCGGGCCACATTGACCCAATTGGCCATCTTGCAAGCCAAGCAACGGAAAAGCCTAAAAGGCGAAACGCACCGGGTACCGGTCTATTTAAGCCTGATTGCGGCATTTTTTGTCGGCGGCTACTTCGCTCTGCAGTATTCGACCCCGTTGCTAGCCGACCTGATTCCCTACCAATGGGAACAAAAAATCGGCGCTTTCGCGCTGGAGAACTATCGGTTGGGAAAGAAAACCGTCGACGATCCGGCAGTAATCGATGCGGTCAACACTATCGTCAATCGGATCAATAACTTCGATGACGCCGACATCGAATATCAACCGGCGGTGGTCGATGCGGACATGATCAATGCCTTCGCCTTTCCGGGCGGTTATGTTGTGGTGACGACCGGCTTGATCGAAAACGCCGACAACCCCGAACAAGTCGCCGGCGTGCTGGCCCATGAATTGACTCATGTGATCGAGCGACACAGCATGCGCAAATTACTGCGGCACGCCGGGATGGGCGTATTGATCGGCATCGTGTTCGGCGACGTGTCCGCGCTATCGCAGCTGATCGAACTCAGCGCACAACTGGACAGCCTATCGTTCGACCGCGACCAGGAACGCAGCGCCGACGAAGGGGCGATTAAAATCATGAGCGCCGCCGGCTTGTCGCCCAAACATCTGGCGACTTTTTTCGAAAAACTACCAAAAGCCGATGCGCTTACCGGCAGCATTCCGCAACTGTTTCAAACCCATCCTTTGACAGACGATCGTATCGAACGCGTCGCGCAGGCTACCGAACCGGAGCAGTTATTCACATTCGCTATGGATTGGGATGAGGTGAAACGAAGAGTCAAACGGCCTGAGGCGGCCCGTGCTAGCGGAAAATAA
- a CDS encoding DUF3570 domain-containing protein, translating to MAVIDSGAAVGGEARKSPLQALTLAALALPGLLLPAQAEAENDEAAFEYSYYQEGFRNQYQFGNQAQPIRVDSLNGSSTIRLADRIKLGFDYIQDTWSGATPITTVPAGMMIEGLSGASAHVNTGSNALVDANFNPLQEGYDSNGNLVYRSSAADKQMMHMLTSASPETRKQGNVRLGYVWDEAELNLNGGVSSERDYDSSFIGANGRWDLNQKLTSLNAGLSYTDSSVYAQKMVSAQGYIDYGAVGAQSGTAVMGDREDWSGSLGVTQVLNKHALLSANLGFTRSSGYLSNPYKASTFVFKDPNQAHTVYPDDVYVAEIISALENRPAERNQFNLDLKYVQYVQPLDAALHLDYRFFQDDWAIAAHTFSAAWEQPLGGGWTVTPKVRYYTQDAADFYQPVYYFNQAKPATANGGIDFSRLPVSHFSSDHRLSGYGALSGGLLFSKTFAKGITFDAGFEYYKHGGGMKLGGGGEDSYADFDYYLVNAGFKVNLEAVSLRGNDEHAHHHHAHQHHDSVPAGVMFGHMMQQGKFMVGYRYMYGRQAGGMLQGSRTVGDSTIAANACGGETCATVPAYMNMHMHMLNIMYAPTDWLNLMVMPQFMDMNMALRPFDAASAGTDLFKHATGGVGDTGLYAMFKLFDAAEHQINTTLGVSAPTGDYRIALVPGGHNHGNNASAGSAGYIHYGMQLGSGTWDFLPSLTYTGSRDAWSWGAQVGGTVRMQDANSAGYALGDMMQSSVWGGYQLLDWLSATLRGVYTVQGTIRGGFNAAHPTDAPVDHASNYGGRYWDVGFGLNATVPGGDLAGNHFAFEWLQPVSDDHNGYQLERESALFASWGLAF from the coding sequence GTGGCTGTTATTGATTCAGGTGCCGCAGTGGGCGGCGAAGCGCGTAAATCGCCGCTACAGGCCTTGACCTTGGCGGCATTGGCATTGCCGGGTTTGCTGCTGCCGGCTCAGGCCGAGGCCGAAAACGACGAAGCCGCGTTCGAATACAGCTATTACCAGGAAGGCTTTCGCAACCAATATCAATTCGGTAATCAGGCCCAGCCGATTCGGGTGGACAGTCTGAACGGCAGCAGCACTATCCGCCTGGCCGACCGCATCAAATTGGGCTTCGATTACATTCAGGACACCTGGTCCGGCGCCACGCCGATTACCACGGTGCCGGCAGGCATGATGATAGAAGGCCTGTCCGGTGCGTCCGCCCACGTCAATACCGGTTCCAATGCGCTGGTAGATGCCAACTTCAACCCGCTGCAAGAAGGCTACGACAGCAACGGCAACCTGGTGTACCGCAGTTCCGCCGCCGACAAGCAGATGATGCACATGCTCACTTCCGCGTCGCCGGAAACCCGCAAACAAGGTAACGTGCGCCTGGGTTATGTTTGGGACGAAGCCGAGCTGAACCTGAACGGCGGGGTTTCCAGCGAACGCGATTACGACTCCAGCTTTATCGGCGCCAACGGCCGCTGGGACCTCAATCAGAAGCTGACCAGCCTTAACGCCGGTCTCAGTTATACCGACAGCAGCGTCTATGCGCAGAAGATGGTCAGCGCGCAGGGCTACATCGATTATGGCGCGGTTGGCGCGCAAAGCGGTACGGCGGTAATGGGTGATCGGGAAGATTGGAGCGGATCGTTGGGTGTTACCCAGGTTTTGAACAAACATGCCTTACTCAGTGCTAATCTGGGCTTTACCCGCAGCAGCGGTTACTTGTCCAATCCGTATAAAGCCTCGACTTTCGTGTTTAAAGACCCGAATCAAGCGCATACAGTGTACCCGGACGACGTTTACGTTGCGGAAATCATCAGTGCCTTGGAAAACCGGCCTGCCGAACGCAACCAGTTCAATCTGGACTTAAAATACGTGCAATATGTGCAGCCGCTGGACGCCGCTCTGCATCTGGATTACCGGTTTTTTCAAGACGATTGGGCTATCGCCGCGCATACCTTTTCCGCTGCCTGGGAGCAGCCCTTAGGCGGCGGCTGGACGGTGACGCCTAAAGTGCGTTATTACACTCAGGATGCGGCCGACTTTTATCAGCCGGTTTATTACTTCAACCAAGCCAAACCGGCTACGGCCAACGGCGGCATCGACTTTAGCCGCTTGCCCGTCAGTCATTTTTCCAGCGATCACCGTTTGTCCGGATACGGGGCGTTGAGCGGCGGCTTGTTGTTCAGCAAAACCTTTGCCAAAGGCATTACTTTCGACGCCGGGTTCGAATATTACAAGCACGGCGGCGGCATGAAACTGGGCGGCGGTGGCGAGGATAGTTACGCCGACTTCGATTATTACTTGGTCAACGCCGGTTTCAAAGTCAATCTGGAAGCGGTGTCGTTGCGCGGTAACGACGAACACGCCCACCATCACCATGCTCACCAGCATCACGATAGCGTTCCCGCCGGCGTGATGTTCGGCCACATGATGCAGCAGGGCAAGTTCATGGTCGGTTACCGCTATATGTACGGCCGGCAGGCGGGCGGCATGCTGCAAGGTAGCCGGACGGTCGGCGATTCAACCATCGCGGCCAACGCCTGCGGCGGCGAGACCTGCGCGACGGTCCCGGCTTACATGAATATGCATATGCACATGTTGAACATCATGTATGCGCCGACCGATTGGCTGAACTTGATGGTCATGCCGCAATTCATGGACATGAATATGGCGTTACGGCCATTCGATGCCGCTAGCGCCGGCACCGATTTGTTCAAACACGCGACCGGCGGGGTGGGCGATACCGGTCTGTACGCCATGTTCAAATTGTTCGATGCGGCCGAGCATCAGATCAATACCACGCTGGGGGTTAGTGCCCCGACCGGAGATTATCGCATTGCCTTGGTGCCGGGCGGGCATAATCACGGCAACAACGCGAGTGCCGGCTCGGCCGGATACATTCACTACGGCATGCAATTGGGCAGCGGTACCTGGGATTTTCTGCCCAGTCTGACTTATACCGGCTCACGCGATGCTTGGTCTTGGGGGGCGCAAGTCGGCGGCACCGTGCGTATGCAAGACGCTAACAGCGCCGGTTATGCCCTGGGCGATATGATGCAATCCAGCGTCTGGGGCGGCTACCAGTTGTTGGATTGGTTGTCTGCTACCCTGCGCGGCGTCTACACCGTGCAAGGCACGATACGCGGCGGCTTCAACGCCGCACATCCGACCGATGCGCCGGTAGACCATGCTTCCAACTACGGCGGCCGTTACTGGGATGTCGGCTTCGGTTTGAACGCCACGGTGCCCGGCGGCGATTTGGCCGGCAACCATTTCGCCTTCGAATGGTTGCAGCCGGTTTCCGACGATCACAACGGCTACCAATTGGAGCGGGAAAGTGCCTTGTTCGCCAGCTGGGGCTTGGCATTCTGA
- a CDS encoding DUF4266 domain-containing protein, translating to MQALVACSPVAPWERGVLAKPQMAVQPHPEVDAVNAHVYGSREAAAGSGSAGGGGCGCY from the coding sequence ATGCAGGCACTCGTGGCTTGTAGCCCGGTGGCCCCCTGGGAGCGCGGCGTGCTGGCAAAACCGCAGATGGCGGTGCAGCCGCATCCGGAGGTGGACGCCGTCAACGCACACGTTTACGGCTCGCGCGAAGCCGCGGCCGGTAGCGGCTCGGCCGGCGGCGGCGGTTGTGGCTGTTATTGA
- a CDS encoding TlpA family protein disulfide reductase produces the protein MKVSAFPGKMLSIAVVFGMIWVSTDSSAIEVDKPVPNCALAAFDTRSSLPLERYRGKVLFVDFWASWCGPCVKSFPYFNQLQREFGDDLAVVAVNLDENAADAEQFLQQVPAQFQIAYDAEQQCARQFDVKAMPSSYLIDRQGKVRYVRLGYRSGENEEIGGLLKTLIAEH, from the coding sequence ATGAAGGTTTCAGCATTTCCGGGCAAAATGCTATCCATTGCTGTAGTGTTCGGAATGATATGGGTTTCCACAGACTCCTCGGCGATCGAAGTCGATAAGCCGGTACCCAATTGTGCGTTGGCCGCTTTCGATACCCGCAGTTCGCTGCCCTTGGAACGCTATCGCGGCAAGGTGCTGTTTGTAGACTTCTGGGCTTCATGGTGCGGGCCTTGTGTCAAATCCTTTCCTTATTTTAATCAGTTGCAACGCGAATTCGGCGACGATTTGGCGGTGGTGGCGGTCAATCTGGACGAAAACGCCGCCGACGCCGAACAATTTTTACAACAAGTGCCTGCCCAGTTTCAGATCGCCTACGATGCCGAGCAACAATGTGCCCGCCAGTTCGACGTTAAAGCCATGCCGTCCTCTTATTTGATCGATCGTCAAGGCAAGGTGCGCTATGTGCGGCTGGGCTATCGCAGCGGCGAAAACGAAGAGATAGGCGGGCTGCTGAAAACCTTGATCGCCGAGCACTAG
- a CDS encoding SPASM domain-containing protein has product MTSNKPTVKDCHYPWTWMMVTANGAIRPCCFAQGELGNLNKASAEEIWNGKVAMELRQAIKSNKIHSVCRNAPCKFVQNMTDDDPELSLLITEDISDGSLFDEIWYLDNYPDVAEAISKGFFHSGWDHYNKFGKSEKRRFRLVDRDKN; this is encoded by the coding sequence ATGACCTCTAACAAACCTACCGTAAAAGATTGTCATTATCCTTGGACTTGGATGATGGTTACCGCAAACGGCGCAATTAGACCTTGTTGTTTCGCTCAGGGTGAGTTAGGGAATTTAAATAAAGCCAGTGCCGAAGAGATTTGGAACGGTAAAGTGGCAATGGAATTGAGGCAGGCAATAAAGTCAAATAAAATTCATTCCGTTTGCCGAAATGCTCCATGTAAATTCGTCCAAAATATGACGGATGACGATCCGGAATTGAGTTTGTTGATTACGGAAGATATAAGTGACGGTAGTTTGTTTGACGAAATATGGTACTTAGATAATTACCCGGATGTTGCCGAGGCCATTTCAAAAGGTTTTTTTCATTCCGGATGGGACCATTACAATAAATTCGGGAAATCGGAAAAACGTAGGTTTCGACTAGTTGACCGCGACAAGAATTAA
- a CDS encoding glycosyltransferase: protein MKNIKMDNCLELVSIVVTSCNQRLPLLQTVESILAQSYSNIELIVVDRASADGTPDELKRIRDADPRLRYYSYPNIGTAQAYNLALDKAKGTIIGWMPPGTVYTLAAIERAISAVSAEADLLMVYGRGETQDASGAKIEFVPAFPAKQATNANSAGNFLCPPAVFFKWCLLSLIGKFDQSLESQCDFDFWVRAFYRLRQRIGFVNAIQTITAVYPGRYTTENCAALVIQSMCIVFKYYGDCSAEWARGYIEAIWAQKVDQLDSSGLKDLCATFLERVAPFLSVADYERLYETVEQKTALYRVNRRSAQENAKLALEEFKAGVVKVNSMPNMLTLETSSRCNLQCVMCPHGINGVDRPKHLSNELMDKLLPYVRNSTMIQLHGIGEPLFSPSFWHLLQYLPSTASCDSSVNTNLVLLDQAKTDQIIKSNIKIVNVSLDAATEVTYTRIRGGDFAKVVKNIENLIAERNRKSRTYPLVYLNMTLMRSNIEELNELVRLAARLAVNKLLFWHLNRWTETEMARYVVNKGDWVFDYAKEGLWNYPELSNRCIAEALALAKELNVGVYLDQNKQVYFDDL, encoded by the coding sequence ATGAAAAACATTAAGATGGATAACTGTTTAGAACTCGTTTCGATCGTTGTGACGTCTTGTAATCAACGCCTGCCGTTGTTGCAGACGGTCGAGAGCATATTGGCTCAATCTTATTCCAATATTGAGCTCATTGTTGTGGATAGAGCTTCGGCGGACGGTACGCCAGACGAGTTGAAGCGAATACGGGACGCTGATCCCAGGCTTCGTTATTATTCGTATCCGAATATCGGTACGGCTCAGGCCTATAACCTGGCTCTCGATAAAGCTAAGGGAACGATTATCGGTTGGATGCCTCCCGGCACCGTATACACTCTCGCGGCGATTGAGCGCGCGATTTCTGCGGTTAGCGCAGAAGCGGATTTGCTGATGGTATACGGGCGAGGCGAAACGCAGGATGCGAGTGGGGCAAAAATCGAATTCGTCCCGGCATTTCCGGCGAAGCAAGCGACTAATGCCAACTCGGCCGGTAACTTTCTTTGCCCCCCGGCAGTATTCTTTAAATGGTGCTTGCTGAGTCTGATCGGCAAATTCGATCAATCACTAGAATCGCAATGCGATTTCGATTTTTGGGTCAGGGCTTTCTATCGCCTTCGGCAGCGAATTGGATTTGTCAACGCAATTCAAACAATAACCGCTGTATATCCGGGCCGCTATACTACCGAAAACTGTGCCGCTCTGGTGATTCAGAGTATGTGCATCGTATTTAAATATTACGGCGATTGCAGTGCGGAATGGGCAAGAGGCTATATTGAAGCGATATGGGCGCAGAAAGTCGATCAGTTGGACAGTTCAGGTTTGAAAGATTTATGCGCTACTTTTTTGGAGCGGGTAGCACCATTTTTGTCGGTAGCGGATTATGAGCGTTTATATGAAACGGTCGAACAAAAAACGGCGTTGTATAGAGTCAATCGCCGGAGCGCGCAAGAAAATGCCAAGCTGGCGTTGGAAGAGTTCAAAGCCGGTGTGGTCAAGGTTAACAGTATGCCGAATATGTTGACGTTAGAGACTTCTTCTCGGTGTAATTTGCAGTGCGTGATGTGTCCGCACGGAATTAACGGCGTCGATCGTCCCAAGCATTTGTCCAACGAATTGATGGATAAATTGCTTCCTTATGTTCGCAATTCGACCATGATTCAATTGCACGGAATCGGCGAACCGTTGTTTAGCCCGTCTTTTTGGCATTTATTGCAATACTTGCCGTCAACGGCATCCTGCGATTCTTCGGTAAATACTAATTTAGTTTTATTGGATCAAGCCAAAACGGATCAAATAATTAAATCGAATATAAAAATTGTAAATGTGTCTCTGGATGCGGCTACCGAGGTAACGTATACAAGAATCCGCGGCGGAGATTTTGCTAAAGTAGTAAAAAATATTGAGAATTTAATCGCCGAGCGTAATCGTAAGAGCCGTACTTATCCGCTGGTATATTTAAATATGACGTTGATGAGAAGCAATATAGAAGAGTTGAACGAGCTTGTTCGTCTCGCAGCTCGCTTGGCCGTGAATAAACTGCTTTTCTGGCATTTAAATCGTTGGACGGAGACTGAAATGGCGCGCTATGTCGTTAATAAAGGCGATTGGGTGTTTGACTATGCTAAAGAAGGATTATGGAATTATCCGGAGCTGTCTAATCGATGTATTGCTGAGGCATTGGCTTTAGCAAAAGAATTAAATGTCGGAGTATATTTGGATCAGAATAAACAAGTTTATTTCGATGACCTCTAA
- a CDS encoding iron-containing alcohol dehydrogenase, with protein sequence MLFSPFAISRLPRVIFGNGCIQQVPALAAKYGRQALLVTGKRSFCGSPRWQAFIASLEAAGLSWQHFTVSGEPSPLLVDSAVSDFAGRNIDVVVGIGGGSVLDAAKAIAGLLPHGNSVMDHLEGVGKNVPYRGPSTPFIAVPSTAGTGSEATKNAVLSVQGANGFKKSFRDECLVPEYAVVDPELLASCSPDLLAADGMDAFTQLLESYVSLKANPFSDALAWSGMQAVESGFFAAWQGVEPQAAQGRAAMAYAALLSGITLAQVGLGSVHGLASPLGAYFPIPHGVVCGTLVAAATQINIQALLEREPGHPALAKYAGVGRLLAGDHDLKDETARSALVDVLHDWSRCLGLPRLGEFGIAGGDFPMIVANSRGSSMQTNPIVLTDAEIQRVLELRL encoded by the coding sequence ATGTTGTTTTCTCCTTTTGCCATTTCCAGGTTGCCGCGGGTGATATTCGGTAACGGCTGCATTCAACAAGTACCGGCACTGGCGGCCAAATACGGCCGACAGGCGTTGTTGGTTACCGGTAAACGCTCGTTTTGCGGCTCGCCGCGCTGGCAGGCTTTCATCGCATCGCTGGAAGCCGCCGGTTTAAGCTGGCAGCATTTCACGGTATCCGGCGAACCTTCCCCGCTACTGGTGGATAGTGCGGTCAGCGATTTCGCCGGACGCAATATAGACGTCGTGGTCGGTATAGGCGGCGGCAGCGTGTTGGACGCAGCCAAGGCGATTGCCGGCTTGTTGCCGCACGGCAATTCGGTCATGGATCATTTGGAAGGCGTGGGCAAAAACGTGCCTTACCGCGGCCCCAGTACCCCGTTTATTGCTGTACCCAGCACGGCCGGCACCGGCAGCGAGGCCACCAAAAATGCAGTGTTGAGCGTTCAAGGCGCAAACGGTTTTAAAAAGTCGTTCAGGGACGAATGTTTGGTGCCCGAATACGCGGTAGTCGATCCGGAGTTGTTGGCGAGTTGTTCGCCGGATTTGCTGGCGGCGGACGGTATGGATGCCTTTACCCAGTTGTTGGAATCCTACGTGTCGTTGAAAGCCAATCCTTTTAGCGATGCGTTGGCCTGGAGCGGTATGCAGGCAGTCGAATCCGGTTTTTTCGCCGCTTGGCAAGGCGTGGAACCGCAAGCGGCGCAGGGTAGGGCGGCCATGGCCTATGCCGCGTTGTTGTCCGGCATTACCCTGGCGCAAGTGGGATTGGGTTCGGTGCACGGCTTGGCTTCCCCGCTAGGCGCCTATTTTCCGATACCGCACGGTGTCGTTTGCGGTACTTTGGTTGCCGCGGCTACGCAAATCAACATCCAAGCTTTGCTGGAACGCGAGCCCGGGCATCCGGCTTTGGCAAAATACGCCGGGGTCGGGCGCTTGTTGGCGGGCGACCACGACTTAAAGGACGAGACGGCTCGTTCCGCCTTGGTCGACGTGTTGCACGATTGGAGTCGGTGCCTGGGCTTACCCAGGCTTGGCGAATTCGGTATTGCCGGCGGGGATTTTCCGATGATAGTCGCCAACAGCCGGGGGAGCAGCATGCAAACCAATCCTATCGTTCTGACCGACGCGGAAATTCAACGGGTGCTGGAGTTGCGTTTGTGA
- a CDS encoding antibiotic biosynthesis monooxygenase, with protein sequence MHVTLVHVHVKPEHLDAFITATRDNHLASICEAGNRRFDVLQAADDPTRFVLYEAYLTAQDAAAHKETAHYLAWRETVADWMAEPRQGICYHGLLPQE encoded by the coding sequence ATGCATGTCACCTTGGTTCACGTTCACGTCAAACCTGAACACCTCGACGCGTTTATCACCGCTACCCGCGACAATCATCTGGCGTCGATTTGCGAGGCCGGCAACCGGCGTTTCGACGTATTGCAAGCGGCGGACGATCCTACCCGTTTTGTATTGTACGAAGCTTATCTAACGGCGCAGGACGCGGCCGCGCATAAAGAAACCGCTCACTACTTGGCTTGGCGCGAAACGGTCGCGGACTGGATGGCGGAGCCGCGTCAGGGCATTTGTTACCACGGTTTGTTACCGCAGGAATAA